Proteins found in one Mesorhizobium sp. CAU 1732 genomic segment:
- a CDS encoding DinB family protein, which produces MGGLAAHFSAMARNNRWSNHVLLRACMSLRHEEFTATRTSFFPSIAETLNHSLMVDRYYLDAMRGGGLGQAIFRDFTPFEAASSLADAQREQDEALIVFCAGLTDDDVVRSVPTDRGEDGEVPESIDNLLAHLFQHQIHHRGQVHAMLAGTSVAPPQLDEFFLNFDRDPEVERMGLM; this is translated from the coding sequence ATGGGAGGTCTCGCGGCGCATTTTTCAGCCATGGCGCGCAACAATCGCTGGTCGAACCATGTGCTTCTGCGGGCATGCATGTCGCTGCGACACGAGGAATTCACGGCGACACGCACATCGTTCTTTCCGTCGATCGCCGAGACGCTGAACCACAGCCTCATGGTGGATCGCTATTATCTCGACGCGATGCGGGGAGGAGGCTTGGGGCAGGCGATCTTTCGTGATTTCACGCCGTTCGAGGCCGCGTCGTCACTGGCCGACGCCCAGCGCGAGCAGGACGAGGCGCTGATCGTTTTTTGCGCTGGATTGACGGACGACGACGTGGTGCGATCGGTGCCCACGGATCGCGGCGAGGATGGCGAGGTGCCGGAGAGCATCGACAATCTGCTCGCCCACCTCTTCCAGCATCAGATTCACCATCGCGGGCAGGTGCATGCGATGCTCGCAGGGACGAGCGTCGCGCCGCCGCAACTCGACGAGTTCTTTCTGAATTTCGATCGCGATCCTGAAGTCGAGCGCATGGGCCTTATGTGA
- a CDS encoding DUF1428 domain-containing protein, translating to MTYVDGFVMPVPTAEFEVYRKSAELGRTVWMEHGALSYVEAKADDVPDGKVTSFPMAVKKEEGETIVFSYATYKSREHRDEVMKKVMADPRMKPENMPPYMKRLIYGGFQVFVEA from the coding sequence ATGACCTACGTGGATGGTTTCGTAATGCCGGTGCCGACCGCCGAGTTCGAGGTGTATCGCAAGAGTGCCGAACTGGGCAGGACCGTGTGGATGGAGCACGGCGCGCTGTCTTATGTCGAGGCGAAGGCCGACGATGTGCCCGACGGAAAGGTCACGTCGTTTCCCATGGCCGTGAAGAAGGAGGAGGGCGAGACGATCGTTTTCTCCTATGCTACCTACAAGTCGCGCGAGCACCGCGACGAGGTGATGAAAAAAGTCATGGCCGATCCGCGCATGAAGCCTGAAAACATGCCACCCTACATGAAGCGATTGATTTATGGTGGCTTCCAGGTGTTCGTGGAGGCTTGA
- a CDS encoding MBL fold metallo-hydrolase, which translates to MTKQFASAGDLAEKKISFTEIGRDLWAFTAEGDPNTGVIIGDDSVMIVDAQATPRLANKVIEKIRTVTDKPIKYVGLTHYHAVRVLGASAYGASEIIMSDAARSMVVERGQEDWDSEFGRFPRLFQGHESIPGLTWPTVTFSESATFYLGKRRVDLMFVGRAHTAGDIVAFVPDANVMFTGDIVEYHSACYCGDGHFSDWPDTLETIRDFDLDAIAPGRGDALVGSARVNEALDNTADFVTSTYRPIARVAQGGGSLKQAWDACRAVCDPKFASYAIYEHCLPFNVARAYDEALGIDTPRIWTAERDRQMWDALQG; encoded by the coding sequence ATGACCAAGCAGTTCGCATCCGCCGGCGACTTGGCCGAAAAGAAAATCTCGTTCACCGAGATCGGCCGTGATTTGTGGGCCTTTACGGCCGAAGGAGACCCGAATACCGGCGTCATCATCGGCGACGACAGCGTGATGATCGTCGATGCGCAGGCGACGCCGAGGCTTGCCAACAAGGTCATCGAGAAGATCAGGACCGTTACCGACAAGCCGATCAAATATGTGGGCCTGACGCATTATCACGCCGTGCGCGTGCTCGGCGCATCTGCCTACGGTGCGTCCGAAATCATCATGTCGGATGCGGCCCGCTCGATGGTCGTGGAACGCGGCCAGGAAGACTGGGATTCCGAGTTCGGGCGGTTTCCGCGCCTCTTCCAGGGGCACGAATCCATTCCCGGCCTGACCTGGCCGACCGTGACGTTCTCGGAAAGCGCGACGTTCTATCTCGGCAAGCGGCGCGTCGACCTGATGTTCGTCGGCAGGGCGCACACGGCCGGCGACATCGTCGCCTTCGTGCCGGATGCCAACGTCATGTTCACCGGCGACATCGTGGAATACCACTCCGCGTGCTATTGCGGCGACGGGCACTTTTCCGACTGGCCGGACACGCTGGAGACGATCCGGGACTTCGATCTCGACGCGATCGCGCCTGGCCGTGGCGACGCGCTGGTCGGTTCCGCAAGGGTCAACGAGGCGCTCGACAACACGGCCGATTTCGTCACCTCGACCTACCGACCGATCGCGCGGGTAGCGCAGGGGGGCGGTTCGCTCAAGCAGGCATGGGATGCCTGTCGCGCCGTCTGTGATCCGAAGTTCGCTTCCTACGCGATCTACGAGCACTGCCTGCCGTTCAACGTCGCGCGTGCCTATGACGAAGCACTCGGCATCGACACGCCGCGCATCTGGACGGCCGAACGCGACAGGCAGATGTGGGACGCGCTTCAGGGGTAA
- a CDS encoding fumarylacetoacetate hydrolase family protein: MKLATLKNGTRDGKLVVVSRDLTRCTDASFLVPSLQRALDDWRRLSSHLEALSESLDHGAVPFERFHEHDAMSPLPRAYQWADGSAYVNHVELVRKARGAELPESFWTDPLMYQGGSDSFLAPRDPIVMGDDAWGIDMEGEVAVIVDDVPMGATADEARDAIRLVMLVNDVSLRRLIPDELAKGFGFFHGKPSSAFSPVAVTPDELGEAWDGGRLHLPLCVDLNGTPFGRANAGIDMTFDFPTLIAHAAKTRPLVAGTIVGSGTVSNKLDGGPGKTIAEGGVGYSCLAELRIVETLANGKATSDFMRFGDTVRIEMKDQAGHSIFGAIEQTVERHGDA, from the coding sequence ATGAAACTTGCCACTTTGAAGAACGGCACCCGCGACGGAAAACTCGTCGTGGTGTCGCGGGACCTGACGCGCTGTACCGACGCGTCCTTCCTTGTGCCGTCGCTTCAGAGGGCGCTCGACGACTGGCGGCGGCTCTCGTCGCATCTCGAAGCCCTGTCTGAAAGCCTCGACCACGGCGCGGTGCCGTTCGAGCGCTTTCACGAGCATGATGCGATGTCGCCGCTGCCGCGCGCCTACCAGTGGGCCGACGGCTCGGCCTACGTCAATCACGTTGAGCTGGTGCGCAAGGCGCGCGGTGCCGAACTGCCGGAGAGTTTCTGGACTGACCCGTTGATGTATCAGGGCGGTTCCGATTCCTTCCTTGCGCCCCGCGATCCTATCGTCATGGGCGACGATGCCTGGGGCATCGACATGGAAGGGGAGGTCGCTGTCATCGTCGATGACGTGCCGATGGGCGCGACCGCGGACGAGGCGCGCGACGCCATCCGTCTCGTCATGCTGGTCAACGACGTCTCTTTGCGCCGTCTTATTCCGGACGAACTCGCCAAGGGCTTCGGCTTCTTTCACGGCAAGCCCTCCTCGGCGTTCTCGCCGGTCGCGGTCACGCCCGATGAGTTGGGTGAGGCATGGGACGGCGGCAGGCTGCACCTGCCTCTTTGTGTCGATCTAAACGGCACGCCGTTCGGCCGCGCCAATGCCGGCATCGACATGACCTTCGACTTTCCCACGTTGATCGCCCACGCGGCGAAAACGCGCCCGCTCGTTGCCGGCACGATCGTCGGGTCCGGCACCGTCTCCAACAAGCTCGACGGCGGACCCGGCAAGACCATTGCCGAAGGCGGCGTTGGCTACTCCTGTCTTGCCGAACTGCGCATTGTCGAGACGCTCGCCAACGGCAAGGCTACGAGCGACTTCATGCGGTTCGGCGACACCGTTCGCATCGAGATGAAGGACCAGGCCGGTCATTCGATCTTCGGCGCGATCGAGCAGACGGTCGAACGGCACGGAGACGCCTGA